One window from the genome of Candidatus Binatia bacterium encodes:
- a CDS encoding TetR/AcrR family transcriptional regulator gives MKRAPSKRRRAARLQPAARQAHLVQVAVRVFAQRGLGAARPVDVAAAAGVAESTVFAYFPSREALMSAVLGEVDRFCSGVNERVLHRIERPAPELVVELARAFAEVVDTHPDHARVWLDWSTAIRDDVWPLYLDFQERIIAEVAKMIRRGQRQGTFDRDMFPEDEARMLYGSAQMAAQMKFTGRPAREVRRFLTSMATATLRRMAPSGACPGARGARRSR, from the coding sequence GTGAAGCGCGCGCCAAGCAAGCGCAGGAGGGCGGCGCGCCTGCAGCCGGCGGCGCGGCAAGCGCATCTGGTGCAGGTCGCAGTGCGCGTGTTCGCGCAACGCGGTCTCGGTGCAGCCCGCCCCGTCGATGTGGCCGCGGCGGCGGGCGTCGCCGAGTCGACGGTCTTTGCGTACTTTCCCAGCCGGGAGGCACTCATGAGCGCCGTTCTCGGGGAGGTCGATCGCTTCTGCTCCGGAGTCAACGAGCGCGTGCTGCACCGGATCGAGCGCCCGGCGCCCGAGTTGGTTGTCGAGCTGGCCCGGGCTTTCGCGGAGGTGGTCGATACGCACCCCGACCATGCGCGCGTCTGGCTCGATTGGAGCACGGCGATCCGTGATGACGTCTGGCCGCTCTACCTCGACTTCCAAGAACGCATTATCGCAGAAGTGGCGAAGATGATCCGCCGCGGACAGCGCCAAGGCACCTTCGACCGCGATATGTTCCCCGAGGACGAAGCGCGCATGCTCTATGGCTCGGCCCAGATGGCGGCGCAGATGAAGTTCACTGGGCGCCCGGCGCGCGAGGTGCGTCGGTTCCTCACCTCGATGGCGACCGCCACCTTACGACGGATGGCGCCGAGCGGCGCATGCCCGGGCGCCCGCGGCGCGCGCCGCTCGCGATGA
- a CDS encoding outer membrane protein transport protein codes for MQATDRFRDPAHAALLSRPVSAVRRAACAAATLWLGGCVALVPTTAWASALLAPAVGAADVATMGTRVADPHTPSAALFENPAGLTRFDTTTISSSLGIGYGWARVEASEPAGYKGTNTAVMAIPDAGLSIPYQDRWRFALGAYGSTGSKFDFDADPARGVGHFFSETIVATFPLGVAYRIDDHVSIGAAVEPLFGQLRTRFTLSDLDFHYKINGPGVQGMMGVTVRPTEQWALGLSVRTPGMIWMRGSMPVRGVGRQDVDLNLEMPTQVFLGATWHCAQQLTLSGSVRFTNSSTLGSSMVEYELTPQANNGFLPHAQNEWKFALAAEYALPEQLLLRFAVAQASRIVGSRGVSPLVFDGEDTKIAVGLGRDFGRWGLDATAGYSLPAERNIARETALVLPGTYRMEGVIFMLG; via the coding sequence ATGCAGGCGACAGACCGATTTCGCGACCCAGCGCACGCGGCGTTGCTCTCCCGACCCGTGTCCGCGGTGCGGCGCGCGGCATGCGCGGCTGCTACCCTGTGGCTCGGGGGATGTGTCGCGCTCGTGCCCACGACCGCGTGGGCCTCCGCCTTGCTCGCTCCCGCCGTTGGAGCAGCGGACGTCGCGACGATGGGCACGCGCGTCGCGGATCCGCACACGCCGTCGGCGGCCTTGTTCGAGAACCCGGCTGGTTTGACCCGATTCGATACGACCACGATCAGCTCGTCCCTGGGGATCGGTTACGGCTGGGCGCGCGTGGAGGCGTCGGAGCCGGCGGGTTACAAAGGGACCAACACTGCCGTGATGGCGATTCCGGACGCAGGGCTCTCGATCCCGTATCAGGACCGCTGGCGGTTTGCCCTCGGCGCCTACGGTTCGACCGGTTCCAAGTTCGACTTCGACGCCGATCCCGCCCGCGGCGTCGGGCACTTCTTCAGTGAGACGATCGTCGCGACGTTCCCGCTCGGCGTGGCCTACCGGATCGACGATCACGTCTCGATCGGCGCGGCGGTCGAGCCGCTGTTCGGGCAACTCCGCACGCGCTTCACGCTTAGCGATCTCGACTTCCACTACAAGATCAACGGTCCCGGGGTGCAGGGGATGATGGGAGTCACGGTCCGCCCGACCGAGCAGTGGGCGCTCGGCCTGTCAGTGCGCACGCCGGGAATGATCTGGATGCGAGGCAGCATGCCGGTGCGAGGCGTCGGCCGGCAGGACGTCGACCTCAACCTGGAGATGCCCACGCAGGTCTTCTTGGGAGCGACCTGGCACTGCGCGCAGCAGCTCACGCTGTCGGGCTCGGTGCGATTCACCAACTCCAGCACGCTGGGAAGCTCGATGGTGGAGTACGAGCTCACGCCGCAGGCGAACAATGGCTTCCTTCCGCACGCGCAGAACGAATGGAAGTTCGCGCTCGCGGCCGAGTACGCGTTACCAGAGCAGCTGCTGCTTCGTTTCGCCGTTGCCCAAGCGTCGCGGATCGTCGGCTCGCGCGGCGTCAGCCCGCTCGTCTTCGACGGTGAAGACACGAAGATCGCCGTTGGCTTGGGGCGGGACTTCGGTCGTTGGGGGCTCGATGCGACGGCGGGCTACAGCCTCCCTGCGGAACGCAACATTGCGCGAGAGACGGCGCTCGTGCTTCCGGGCACGTATCGGATGGAGGGCGTGATCTTCATGCTCGG